From one Balaenoptera acutorostrata chromosome 6, mBalAcu1.1, whole genome shotgun sequence genomic stretch:
- the LOC103002868 gene encoding pterin-4-alpha-carbinolamine dehydratase 2-like produces the protein MSQVTLQAEKMNHHPEWFSVYNKVHTPLTSHVCGGLTKRDVKLAKFVEKATVSM, from the coding sequence ATGTCTCAAGTTACTCTACAAGCAGAGAAGATGAATCATCACCCAGAATGGTTCAGTGTGTACAACAAGGTCCATACGCCCCTCACCTCACATGTCTGTGGGGGACTGACCAAAAGGGATGTGAAACTAGCCAAGTTTGTTGAAAAAGCAACTGTTTCTATGTGA